From Calothrix sp. PCC 6303, a single genomic window includes:
- a CDS encoding helix-turn-helix transcriptional regulator — translation MANFLQAVEPSIPQRNLSGLIQAIASSKNELELHAAIMEMVGEYFDVQRWGIYLLDETSHVKVDDRGIPDVCLKDNPVGRYVVERHAPAHEEIILPAGNWQQFCSREDHAHVMSGPIVHSGRLIGTLNLARAQGKSAFNANDLADLSALCLHLSAKFATLQTNQKTTTNTEFSSRLTPRELEIAQLVAQGLTNAEIGEKLWITQNSVKQALKRMFKKLGVSARAEMVAKLQP, via the coding sequence ATGGCAAATTTTCTGCAAGCAGTCGAACCTAGCATTCCCCAACGGAATCTGTCGGGATTAATTCAAGCGATCGCGTCTTCCAAAAACGAGCTAGAATTACATGCTGCCATCATGGAGATGGTGGGCGAATATTTTGATGTTCAACGCTGGGGAATTTATCTATTGGATGAAACATCCCACGTTAAAGTTGATGATCGAGGGATTCCTGATGTCTGTCTCAAGGATAACCCAGTCGGGCGTTATGTTGTTGAACGTCACGCCCCAGCACATGAAGAAATTATCCTCCCCGCAGGTAATTGGCAGCAATTTTGTTCACGGGAAGATCACGCCCATGTCATGAGTGGACCTATAGTTCATAGTGGGCGCTTAATTGGTACACTAAATCTTGCCCGCGCTCAAGGTAAATCAGCATTTAATGCTAATGATTTGGCTGATTTAAGCGCTCTATGTCTACATTTATCCGCGAAATTCGCCACTCTCCAAACAAATCAAAAAACCACAACAAATACTGAATTTTCCAGCCGTCTCACACCACGGGAATTAGAAATTGCTCAACTTGTTGCCCAAGGTTTAACTAATGCTGAAATTGGTGAAAAACTTTGGATTACCCAAAATTCAGTCAAACAAGCCCTAAAACGCATGTTTAAAAAGTTGGGAGTTTCTGCCCGTGCAGAAATGGTGGCAAAGTTACAGCCTTAA
- a CDS encoding DUF3386 domain-containing protein, producing MTATKVSATELFRAAYENRYTWDADFPGYTSDITYNYDGKVTTGKVQINSNYKAEVTGVESEEAQKAIHGQAWEIAVHRVRRTFEQTHGENIFNYGATDETGAIEIVMGGKAEGDKYKLRNNEVCLVHRNIHGVVVTINTFSSHETGEGYLSHTYDSVYHDPKTGEQKGGKSDFVDEYEKVGKYFILNRRQITTDVNGKPSVQEFIFSNIQLLPATND from the coding sequence ATGACAGCTACTAAAGTTTCCGCTACTGAACTTTTTCGCGCTGCTTACGAAAATCGCTACACTTGGGATGCTGATTTCCCTGGATACACCTCTGATATTACCTACAATTATGATGGTAAGGTGACTACAGGCAAAGTTCAAATTAATTCTAACTATAAAGCCGAAGTTACAGGGGTTGAAAGTGAAGAAGCTCAAAAAGCAATTCATGGACAAGCTTGGGAAATTGCTGTTCACCGTGTACGTCGCACCTTTGAACAAACCCACGGCGAAAATATATTTAACTATGGTGCTACAGATGAAACTGGTGCTATAGAAATTGTCATGGGTGGTAAAGCAGAAGGAGACAAATACAAACTCCGCAATAATGAAGTTTGCTTAGTACACCGCAATATCCACGGTGTTGTTGTGACTATTAATACTTTCAGCAGTCATGAAACAGGCGAAGGTTATCTTTCCCATACTTATGATTCTGTTTACCACGATCCAAAAACTGGTGAACAAAAAGGTGGTAAAAGTGACTTTGTGGACGAATACGAAAAAGTAGGCAAATATTTCATCCTCAACCGTCGTCAAATCACCACTGATGTTAATGGCAAACCTTCAGTTCAAGAGTTTATTTTCTCCAACATTCAGTTATTACCAGCAACTAATGATTAG
- the msrA gene encoding peptide-methionine (S)-S-oxide reductase MsrA, with the protein MVLFGFGKKPTLPNREEALPGRAQAMPVPEKHFVNGNPLKPPYPDGMEVAMFGMGCFWGAERKFWQLNGVFSTSVGYAAGYTPNPNYKEVCSGMTGHNEVVRVVFNPKIISYAEILKTFWENHNPTQGMRQGNDTGTQYRSGIYTYSAEQKKLADASREAYQEALKQSGYGDITTEIIDAPEYYFAEDYHQQYLAKNPGGYCGLGGTNVSCPVGLLN; encoded by the coding sequence ATGGTGCTATTTGGATTCGGCAAAAAACCCACCCTTCCCAACCGGGAAGAAGCTTTACCAGGAAGAGCGCAAGCTATGCCTGTACCTGAGAAGCATTTTGTTAACGGTAATCCCCTCAAACCTCCATATCCCGATGGTATGGAAGTGGCAATGTTTGGGATGGGTTGTTTTTGGGGTGCTGAACGCAAGTTTTGGCAACTAAATGGAGTTTTCAGCACATCGGTAGGTTACGCTGCTGGTTACACACCCAACCCAAATTATAAAGAAGTATGCAGCGGCATGACGGGTCACAATGAAGTTGTGCGAGTCGTGTTTAACCCCAAGATAATAAGTTACGCTGAGATTCTCAAGACATTTTGGGAAAATCACAACCCAACTCAAGGGATGCGTCAAGGAAATGATACTGGGACACAGTACCGTTCTGGTATTTATACGTATTCTGCGGAGCAAAAAAAATTAGCGGACGCATCTCGTGAAGCATACCAAGAAGCCTTGAAGCAGTCTGGTTATGGTGACATCACTACTGAAATTATCGATGCACCAGAGTATTATTTTGCTGAGGACTATCATCAGCAATATTTAGCTAAAAACCCCGGTGGATACTGTGGTTTGGGTGGAACTAATGTTAGTTGTCCAGTGGGATTGCTAAATTAA
- a CDS encoding HetZ-related protein 2 codes for MVLDCSDWDEDLPPEPEEAYQDLIRVLRRNQGFGLFFVQCTPKAAESAIAQIPKDVPQRKIEVLRLVEAIDSLYGRVGEFVKGKQVDILLITGLEYSLYKYEKRNFGQISEGEFSNLSSVPPILNHLNQQRERFRDHFNFTFVFLLRSFSISYLINRAPDFFDWRSGIFELATTHEVVEQESSRLLLEGDYEEYRQLTHEQKIEKILEFQELLADKYHQELTDLNRPNLLFKLGNLLAATNEFEPALTAFDQALKIKPELVAAWNNRGAVLCDRLQRYDDAIASYDEALKIQPDYHQAWYNRGVALCKANRLQEALDSLDQAIAIQPNDSNSWRVRGIILHELDRQVESTANHQKADELEAINKVEPNLTEKIQPAENDREYSIALNKFIQNSYFRYQLASLLSGFVGYEEYNIIPSVAAKIAQYWRSRLYFDYREKSNKLREAIIDWLLGIDLQRFEKLSADELEIAKQSIECRYKILQQRYLFVSREQAYRNLLIRLSSLVMLREKIKTWVASSRDRQRTVMDVLQEVIQETLQIDKYIQEQMVIIDKCTKDPRIKNALLFATLEDYCFRPIRNLPLIYYRFVDYLQRNQSGGLTQVPRNDLIKLISEDTVVTDNPNKIPLFDHNAIAQYRNKQALDEARSLSDIVRLELEKYLVEQIGEEAVEWLRLYLKGKSPAEIAKILNKPITEICRLREQVSYYAVRIFALKGEPELIDNWLEISLSEHNFGLTQKQLEQLVENITPLQNKILQLRKNNKSMESIAKELKLEIHQVIAEWAKVYLAAQNLRNQEN; via the coding sequence ATGGTGTTAGATTGTAGCGATTGGGATGAGGATTTACCACCAGAACCGGAGGAAGCTTATCAAGACTTAATTCGTGTTCTCAGACGGAATCAGGGTTTTGGTCTATTTTTTGTTCAGTGTACACCAAAGGCAGCCGAAAGCGCGATCGCACAAATTCCCAAAGATGTACCCCAACGTAAAATTGAGGTTCTCCGCTTGGTGGAAGCGATTGATAGTTTGTATGGGAGAGTTGGAGAGTTCGTTAAGGGGAAGCAGGTTGATATCCTTTTAATTACAGGTTTGGAATATTCTCTATATAAGTACGAAAAACGCAACTTTGGACAAATTAGTGAAGGGGAATTTAGTAATTTAAGTAGTGTTCCCCCAATTTTAAATCACCTGAATCAACAGCGGGAACGTTTCCGCGATCATTTTAATTTTACTTTTGTTTTTCTATTACGTTCTTTCTCAATTAGTTATCTAATTAATCGCGCTCCTGATTTTTTTGATTGGCGTTCAGGTATATTTGAATTAGCTACAACCCACGAGGTTGTTGAACAAGAATCTTCTCGGTTACTCTTGGAAGGAGACTATGAGGAATATCGTCAATTAACCCACGAACAAAAAATTGAGAAAATTCTCGAATTCCAAGAATTATTAGCAGATAAATACCATCAAGAATTAACCGATCTTAATCGTCCTAATTTACTATTTAAATTGGGCAACTTACTAGCTGCAACTAATGAATTTGAACCAGCTTTAACAGCATTTGATCAAGCATTAAAAATCAAACCCGAACTGGTAGCTGCATGGAATAATCGGGGTGCTGTGTTATGCGATCGCTTACAACGATATGATGATGCGATCGCGTCCTACGATGAAGCCTTGAAAATTCAACCTGATTACCACCAAGCCTGGTATAATCGTGGTGTCGCTCTGTGTAAAGCAAATCGACTCCAAGAAGCACTCGATAGTTTAGATCAAGCGATCGCAATTCAACCCAATGACTCCAACAGTTGGCGAGTCCGTGGGATAATTCTACATGAATTAGACCGTCAAGTTGAATCAACAGCAAATCATCAAAAAGCTGATGAGTTGGAAGCAATTAATAAAGTTGAGCCAAATTTAACAGAGAAAATTCAACCAGCAGAAAACGATAGAGAATATAGCATAGCACTAAATAAATTTATTCAAAATTCCTACTTTCGTTACCAACTAGCAAGTTTGTTATCTGGTTTCGTAGGTTATGAAGAATACAATATCATCCCTTCTGTTGCTGCCAAAATAGCTCAATACTGGCGCTCTCGGTTATACTTTGATTACCGGGAAAAAAGCAACAAGCTGAGGGAAGCAATTATTGATTGGTTGTTAGGAATCGATTTACAACGCTTTGAAAAACTCTCAGCAGATGAGTTGGAAATTGCCAAACAAAGCATAGAATGTCGCTACAAAATCCTCCAACAACGTTACCTATTTGTATCACGAGAACAGGCTTATAGAAACCTGCTAATTCGGTTATCTAGTTTAGTCATGTTGCGAGAAAAAATCAAAACTTGGGTTGCATCAAGTCGAGATCGGCAACGCACAGTTATGGATGTTTTGCAAGAGGTAATTCAGGAAACTTTGCAAATTGATAAATACATCCAGGAACAAATGGTCATTATTGACAAATGTACCAAAGATCCTCGGATTAAAAATGCTTTACTATTTGCAACCCTAGAAGATTACTGTTTCCGTCCAATTCGCAATCTCCCATTAATATATTACCGCTTCGTGGACTATTTACAGCGAAATCAAAGCGGTGGACTTACCCAAGTTCCTCGTAACGACTTAATTAAGTTGATTTCCGAAGACACCGTAGTGACAGATAACCCCAATAAAATCCCCCTCTTTGATCATAACGCGATCGCACAGTACCGAAACAAGCAAGCTTTAGACGAAGCGCGATCGCTTAGTGACATTGTGCGGCTAGAATTGGAAAAATATCTCGTGGAACAAATCGGTGAAGAAGCAGTAGAATGGCTGCGGTTGTACCTCAAAGGCAAATCACCAGCAGAAATAGCGAAGATATTAAATAAACCAATTACTGAAATATGTAGACTGCGAGAACAAGTTAGTTACTATGCAGTGCGGATATTTGCACTCAAAGGAGAACCAGAACTGATTGATAATTGGTTAGAAATATCACTTTCGGAACACAACTTTGGACTCACCCAAAAACAATTAGAACAACTAGTTGAAAACATTACCCCACTCCAAAATAAAATTTTGCAACTGCGAAAAAATAATAAATCAATGGAATCAATTGCCAAAGAGTTAAAATTAGAAATACATCAAGTAATTGCTGAATGGGCTAAAGTTTATTTAGCAGCACAAAATTTACGGAATCAGGAAAATTAG
- a CDS encoding AAA family ATPase, with protein MPDNNNLLKNLYNAFNPFEPLPAGDPNYVDCQDVRGDADILEELGNRICLADQNTYQLYSGHRGAGKSTELLRLKQYLENRRFYVVYFAADEEDIDSEDAQYTDILLACTRRLLKDLRGIASPRPLLGWLQGRWVELKDLAQTEMNFEEMEVEMQLSQFAKLTANMRAVPQLRQQIREKVNPHTVTLIKVLNEFLADAKKSLPNGDRQLAVIVDNLDRMVLVKDGDRTNYEEVFLDRSEQLKALDCHLIYTVPISMVYSKRATDLRDVYGDSLILPMIMVKNPSGTIYEPGLNKLKEVIRKRVRQFAPALSLETGIFDSRETLDKLCLMSGGHVRNLLLLTQDAIGRTEELPITEKSVRRAITQARDTYRRTVENNQWSLLAEVAISKRIINDDQYRSLMYNRCLLEYRFLDDDEEMQRWYDIHPLIVGIPEFKEAVSQLKCSNGVRL; from the coding sequence ATGCCAGATAATAACAATTTACTCAAAAATTTATATAATGCCTTTAACCCTTTTGAGCCTTTACCAGCAGGCGATCCAAATTATGTAGATTGTCAGGATGTACGTGGTGATGCGGATATCCTGGAGGAGTTAGGTAATCGTATTTGCTTGGCAGACCAAAATACTTATCAATTATATTCTGGACACCGAGGTGCTGGAAAGTCTACAGAGTTGTTGCGGTTAAAACAATACTTAGAAAATCGTCGCTTCTACGTGGTATATTTTGCGGCTGATGAAGAGGATATTGATTCGGAAGATGCTCAATATACTGATATTCTCTTAGCTTGTACAAGAAGATTGCTGAAGGATTTAAGGGGAATTGCTAGCCCTCGTCCGCTGTTAGGATGGTTGCAGGGACGTTGGGTAGAGTTGAAGGATTTAGCCCAAACTGAGATGAATTTTGAAGAGATGGAAGTTGAGATGCAACTTTCTCAGTTTGCTAAGTTAACAGCAAATATGCGGGCTGTTCCCCAATTGAGGCAGCAAATTAGAGAAAAAGTCAACCCCCATACGGTGACTTTAATTAAGGTTTTAAATGAGTTTTTGGCAGATGCGAAAAAAAGTCTCCCTAATGGGGATAGACAATTGGCAGTGATTGTTGATAACCTTGACCGGATGGTGTTGGTGAAAGATGGCGATCGCACTAACTATGAAGAGGTGTTTTTAGATCGGAGTGAGCAACTCAAGGCTTTGGATTGCCATTTGATTTACACTGTACCGATTTCCATGGTTTATTCCAAACGAGCTACCGATTTACGGGATGTCTATGGTGATAGCTTGATTTTACCAATGATTATGGTGAAAAATCCCAGCGGAACAATTTATGAACCGGGATTAAATAAGTTAAAGGAAGTAATTCGTAAACGGGTACGTCAATTTGCCCCAGCTTTATCTTTGGAAACTGGTATCTTTGATAGTCGGGAGACTTTGGATAAGTTGTGCTTGATGAGTGGAGGTCATGTCCGGAATTTGTTATTATTAACTCAAGATGCAATTGGACGCACCGAAGAGTTACCAATTACAGAAAAATCTGTGCGTCGAGCAATTACCCAAGCTAGAGATACCTATCGTCGCACGGTGGAAAATAATCAGTGGAGTCTGTTGGCTGAAGTTGCTATTTCTAAGCGAATTATTAATGATGATCAATATCGGAGTTTGATGTACAACCGCTGTCTTTTAGAATATCGTTTCTTAGATGACGATGAAGAGATGCAGCGTTGGTACGATATCCATCCTTTAATTGTGGGGATTCCAGAATTTAAGGAAGCTGTTTCACAACTCAAATGTTCAAATGGTGTTAGATTGTAG
- the tnpB gene encoding IS200/IS605 family element RNA-guided endonuclease TnpB, with protein MQKAFKVTLIPNHNQQVLINKTIGCARFVYNRFLALRQELYTTGQKTLNYNACSQQLTLLKKEIEWLKEVDKFALQNSLKNLETAYKNFFTDLKKVKSKKNVGFPIFKNKYGCKQSYKTNFTNNNIQVIENKCKLPKLGWVKFHKSQNITGKLVNVTITRTSSGKYIASILCETEIKKHPQLTKNIGLDLGIKSYLVTSTGEVVDNPKYYRTQTRKLRSYHKQLSRTVKGSSNRAKAKIKLARTYQRITNLRDDFLHKLSTRLIKENSIICIEDLRVANMVKNHKLAMSISDASWSKFVVMLEYKAIWHDRIVQKVGTFYPSSQTCNCCGFVNPLVKDLKLREWNCPSCNTHNLRDKNAALNILSQGLRLLTAVGMPEVVKNACGELVSPEVIQAQFDEAGIA; from the coding sequence ATGCAGAAAGCGTTTAAAGTTACACTTATTCCTAACCATAATCAACAAGTCTTAATTAACAAGACAATTGGTTGTGCTAGGTTTGTGTACAACCGTTTTCTAGCATTGAGGCAAGAGTTATACACGACTGGGCAGAAAACGTTAAACTATAACGCTTGTAGTCAGCAGTTAACTTTACTAAAAAAGGAGATTGAGTGGTTAAAAGAAGTAGATAAATTTGCTTTACAGAACTCACTTAAGAATTTAGAGACAGCATACAAAAACTTTTTTACTGACCTCAAGAAAGTTAAAAGCAAGAAAAACGTAGGCTTCCCTATTTTCAAAAATAAGTATGGGTGCAAACAGTCTTATAAAACTAATTTTACTAACAATAACATCCAGGTAATAGAAAATAAGTGTAAGCTTCCAAAGTTAGGATGGGTAAAGTTTCACAAGTCCCAAAACATTACCGGAAAACTTGTAAACGTTACTATTACTCGGACGAGTTCTGGTAAATATATTGCTAGTATCTTGTGCGAAACAGAGATAAAAAAACATCCACAACTTACTAAAAATATTGGATTGGATTTGGGAATAAAAAGTTATCTGGTTACTAGCACGGGTGAAGTTGTAGATAATCCCAAATATTATCGAACTCAAACTCGTAAATTACGCTCATACCATAAACAATTATCTCGTACCGTAAAAGGTAGTAGTAATCGAGCCAAAGCGAAAATCAAGCTGGCTCGTACATACCAACGTATTACCAATTTAAGAGATGACTTTCTGCACAAGTTATCAACTCGCCTAATCAAAGAAAACAGTATTATCTGTATTGAAGATTTACGAGTTGCTAACATGGTTAAAAACCACAAGTTGGCAATGAGTATTTCAGATGCTAGCTGGTCTAAATTTGTTGTCATGCTTGAATATAAAGCTATTTGGCATGACAGGATTGTGCAAAAAGTTGGTACATTTTACCCCTCATCTCAGACTTGCAACTGTTGTGGTTTTGTAAACCCACTAGTTAAGGATTTAAAGTTGCGTGAATGGAATTGTCCTAGTTGCAATACTCATAATTTGAGAGATAAAAACGCAGCACTTAATATATTAAGTCAGGGTTTGAGATTATTAACCGCCGTCGGTATGCCGGAGGTTGTAAAAAACGCCTGTGGAGAACTTGTAAGTCCTGAAGTAATTCAGGCGCAGTTCGATGAAGCAGGAATCGCGTGA
- the ftsH2 gene encoding ATP-dependent zinc metalloprotease FtsH2 — protein sequence MKFSWKVALLWTLPALVIGFFFWQGAFATVPADATKNTASTRMTYGRFLEYLDAGRVTQVDFYEGGRTAIVEAVDPALDNRVQRVRVDLPNSAPELISRLKDKNVNFDAHPIRNDGAIWGLLGNLIFPILLITGLFFLFRRSSNLPGGPGQAMNFGKSKARFQMEAKTGVKFDDVAGIEEAKEELQEVVTFLKQPEKFTAVGARIPKGVLLVGPPGTGKTLLAKAIAGEAGVPFFSISGSEFVEMFVGVGASRVRDLFKKAKENAPCIIFIDEIDAVGRQRGAGIGGGNDEREQTLNQLLTEMDGFEGNTGIIIIAATNRPDVLDAALLRPGRFDRQVTVDAPDIKGRLEVLQVHSRNKKLDDSVSLETIARRTPGFTGADLANLLNEAAILTARRRKDAITLLEIDDAVDRVVAGMEGTPLVDGKSKRLIAYHEIGHALIGTLLKDHDPVQKVTLIPRGQAQGLTWFTPSEEMSLVTRSQLRARITGALGGRAAEDVIFGRAEVTTGAGNDLQQVTGMARQMVTRFGMSDLGPMSLESQQGEVFLGRDWTTRSDYSDSIASRIDSQVRLIVEECYTNATRMMRENREACDRLVDLLIEKETIDGEEFRQIMAEYTTVPEKLQFAPQL from the coding sequence ATGAAATTTTCTTGGAAAGTCGCATTACTTTGGACACTGCCAGCTTTAGTGATTGGTTTCTTCTTTTGGCAAGGGGCTTTTGCAACTGTTCCCGCTGATGCAACCAAGAATACAGCTAGTACCAGAATGACCTATGGTCGTTTCCTAGAATATCTGGATGCTGGACGGGTGACACAAGTTGATTTTTATGAAGGTGGCAGAACCGCGATTGTTGAGGCTGTTGATCCTGCCCTTGATAATCGTGTGCAAAGAGTTCGGGTTGATTTACCAAATAGCGCACCGGAATTAATTTCCCGACTTAAGGATAAAAATGTTAACTTTGATGCTCATCCAATACGTAATGATGGGGCAATCTGGGGACTGTTGGGCAATTTGATTTTCCCAATACTATTGATTACAGGATTATTCTTTTTGTTCCGTCGTTCTAGCAACTTACCCGGTGGTCCTGGACAAGCGATGAACTTTGGTAAATCCAAAGCGCGTTTCCAAATGGAAGCCAAAACTGGGGTCAAATTTGATGATGTTGCTGGCATTGAAGAGGCAAAAGAAGAATTACAAGAGGTTGTCACCTTTTTGAAGCAACCAGAGAAATTTACCGCAGTTGGTGCGCGGATTCCTAAAGGTGTGCTTTTAGTGGGACCTCCTGGAACTGGTAAGACTTTGTTGGCGAAAGCGATCGCTGGTGAAGCTGGAGTACCATTCTTTAGTATCTCTGGTTCAGAATTTGTGGAAATGTTCGTTGGTGTGGGTGCTTCCCGTGTCCGCGATTTGTTCAAAAAAGCCAAGGAAAATGCTCCCTGTATCATCTTTATCGATGAAATCGACGCTGTAGGTAGACAACGTGGTGCAGGTATCGGTGGTGGTAATGATGAACGGGAACAAACCCTGAATCAGTTACTTACTGAGATGGATGGTTTTGAAGGTAACACAGGCATCATTATTATTGCTGCCACCAACCGTCCTGATGTCCTAGATGCGGCGTTGTTACGTCCTGGTCGTTTCGATCGTCAAGTAACAGTTGATGCACCCGACATTAAAGGTCGTTTGGAAGTTCTTCAAGTTCACTCCCGCAACAAAAAGCTAGATGACAGTGTTTCTTTGGAAACTATTGCCCGTCGTACTCCTGGCTTCACAGGTGCTGACTTAGCAAACTTACTCAACGAAGCGGCAATTTTGACTGCACGTCGTCGCAAAGATGCCATCACCCTCTTGGAAATTGATGATGCGGTTGATCGGGTTGTAGCTGGGATGGAAGGTACTCCCCTAGTTGATGGTAAGAGCAAGCGGTTAATTGCTTACCATGAAATTGGACATGCTTTAATTGGTACCCTCCTCAAAGACCACGACCCAGTACAAAAAGTTACACTAATTCCCCGTGGACAAGCTCAAGGTTTGACTTGGTTTACACCTAGTGAAGAAATGAGTTTGGTGACTCGTTCTCAGCTACGGGCAAGAATTACAGGTGCTTTGGGTGGTAGAGCCGCAGAAGATGTCATCTTCGGGAGAGCAGAGGTTACTACTGGTGCCGGAAATGACTTACAACAAGTCACAGGTATGGCTCGTCAGATGGTGACTCGTTTCGGGATGTCAGATTTAGGTCCCATGTCTTTAGAAAGTCAACAGGGAGAGGTTTTCTTAGGACGTGACTGGACAACACGTTCCGATTACTCCGACTCCATTGCATCACGGATCGATTCCCAAGTTCGTCTGATTGTGGAAGAGTGTTACACCAATGCTACCAGGATGATGCGGGAGAATCGGGAAGCGTGCGATCGCTTAGTTGATTTGTTAATTGAAAAAGAAACCATTGATGGTGAAGAATTCCGGCAAATTATGGCTGAATACACCACAGTTCCAGAAAAGCTGCAATTTGCACCTCAACTGTAA
- a CDS encoding FHA domain-containing serine/threonine-protein kinase — protein sequence MVILTLLEPQYKTPLKQWHFEDELVIRIGRSADNHIVLSDDLVSRHHLELKLTSPAANWQVKSNGINGTFIDGVLISQASLPNDCQLQLAKGGPILRFQNQLVVVAANPATPVNTCTHEGNSPNNLFCVHCGQPLTVIDTIRHYQVLRTLGQGGMGTTYLAWDSNGVIAKHPLLLVLKQMNADMAKIAKAQELFEREANTLKSLSHAGIPKYYDFFVDAGKKYLAMELIHGQDLEKLVYLKGPVTANQAIAWMIQTCDVLNYLHNQEPALIHRDIKPANLMMRSSDRSIVILDFGAVKESSSIPGTRIGAEGYCAPEQEMGQPLTQSDLYAIGPTLIFLLTGESPFKYYRQRGRNFRFDITSVPTITPQLREVIDKLTEPLPRDRYQTAEEVITALTNCK from the coding sequence GTGGTTATCCTAACTCTACTTGAACCCCAATATAAAACACCGCTCAAGCAGTGGCATTTTGAAGACGAATTAGTTATTCGCATTGGTCGTTCAGCAGATAATCACATTGTGTTATCAGATGATCTAGTTTCTCGGCATCATTTGGAGTTAAAGCTAACTTCACCTGCTGCTAACTGGCAGGTGAAAAGTAATGGCATCAATGGTACATTCATCGATGGTGTACTAATATCGCAAGCATCACTGCCTAATGATTGCCAGTTACAGTTAGCTAAGGGTGGTCCGATACTCAGATTTCAAAATCAGCTGGTTGTCGTTGCCGCTAATCCTGCCACCCCAGTAAATACCTGTACACACGAAGGAAATAGCCCAAATAATCTATTTTGTGTCCATTGTGGTCAACCCCTAACCGTAATTGATACCATCCGTCACTACCAGGTGCTGCGAACCTTAGGGCAAGGTGGAATGGGGACAACTTACTTAGCTTGGGATTCTAACGGCGTTATTGCTAAACACCCTCTTTTATTGGTTTTGAAGCAAATGAACGCCGATATGGCGAAAATAGCCAAGGCTCAAGAACTATTTGAGAGGGAAGCGAATACCCTCAAATCCCTCAGTCATGCGGGCATTCCCAAATATTATGATTTTTTTGTGGATGCTGGGAAAAAATACTTGGCGATGGAATTAATTCATGGACAGGATTTAGAAAAACTAGTTTATCTCAAAGGACCCGTCACAGCCAATCAAGCGATCGCATGGATGATTCAAACCTGTGATGTTCTCAATTATCTCCACAATCAAGAACCAGCACTAATTCACCGCGACATTAAACCAGCGAACTTAATGATGCGGAGTTCCGATCGTAGCATCGTCATTTTAGATTTTGGTGCAGTCAAAGAAAGTAGTAGTATTCCAGGAACACGAATTGGGGCTGAAGGTTATTGCGCCCCAGAACAGGAAATGGGACAACCACTTACCCAGTCAGATTTATACGCAATTGGTCCCACACTAATTTTCCTATTAACTGGAGAAAGCCCCTTTAAATATTATCGTCAGAGAGGACGCAATTTTAGATTTGATATTACCAGCGTCCCCACCATTACCCCCCAATTACGAGAAGTCATCGATAAATTAACAGAACCACTGCCACGCGATCGCTATCAAACTGCCGAGGAAGTAATTACGGCACTAACTAATTGTAAGTAG